A genome region from Pseudomonas sp. N3-W includes the following:
- a CDS encoding DUF2868 domain-containing protein codes for MTELNNLWLTETIRLREEHAGLLDDLEANRLARTAGGDLPARIQYRALWLAERDGLTNALKHWLQGARLALLVLAMLAVISGAGLAFAALGDGQLAVNVFWALGSLLGLNLILLLSWALGLVFAGEHGATLGRLWLWLSEKFARDAKAAQLAPALLLLLQRQKLNRWAIGVLVNSVWSLAMLSALTLLLTLMATRRYGFVWETTLLSADTFVAMTQTLGTLPALLGFNVPTVEMIRASGDTALNIESARQAWATWLVGVVVVYGVAPRLLLALFCLWRWKTGRGALRLDLNLPGYAQLRERLMPSSERLGISDAAPDQLHQVESGVSDLQSDGALLVAIELDEQRPWPPALPKTVSNAGILDSRESRNKLLEQLSRFPPARLAIACDPRRSPDRGSLALIAELARSASATRVWLLQAPPGEALDAARLGDWHAALQQLELPFADCAPLNWLETGHD; via the coding sequence GTGACTGAACTGAATAACCTCTGGCTGACCGAGACCATTCGCCTGCGTGAAGAACACGCGGGCTTGCTGGATGATCTGGAAGCCAACCGGCTGGCCCGCACCGCAGGCGGCGACCTGCCGGCCCGGATTCAGTACCGGGCCCTGTGGCTGGCCGAACGGGACGGACTGACCAACGCGCTCAAGCACTGGCTGCAAGGTGCGCGTCTGGCACTGCTGGTGTTGGCGATGCTGGCGGTGATCAGCGGTGCCGGCCTGGCGTTTGCCGCGCTGGGCGACGGACAACTGGCGGTGAATGTGTTCTGGGCACTGGGCAGTCTGCTCGGGTTGAACCTGATCCTGCTGCTGAGCTGGGCCTTGGGCCTGGTGTTTGCCGGTGAACACGGCGCCACCCTCGGACGCCTGTGGCTGTGGCTCAGCGAAAAATTCGCCCGCGATGCCAAGGCTGCACAACTGGCGCCGGCGCTGCTGTTGTTGTTGCAACGGCAAAAACTCAATCGCTGGGCCATCGGCGTGCTGGTCAACAGTGTGTGGTCGCTGGCGATGCTCAGCGCCCTGACCCTGTTGCTGACGCTGATGGCGACCCGCCGTTACGGCTTTGTCTGGGAAACCACCCTGCTCAGCGCCGACACCTTTGTCGCAATGACCCAAACCCTCGGCACCTTGCCGGCACTGCTCGGTTTCAACGTGCCGACCGTGGAGATGATCCGCGCCAGTGGCGACACCGCGCTCAATATCGAAAGCGCCCGTCAGGCCTGGGCGACGTGGCTGGTGGGCGTGGTGGTGGTCTACGGCGTGGCGCCCCGCCTGCTGCTGGCACTGTTTTGCCTGTGGCGTTGGAAAACCGGCCGTGGCGCGTTGCGTCTGGATTTGAACCTGCCCGGCTATGCCCAATTGCGCGAACGCCTGATGCCCAGCAGCGAACGCCTGGGCATCAGCGACGCGGCGCCGGATCAGTTACATCAGGTCGAAAGCGGCGTCAGCGACCTGCAAAGCGACGGCGCGCTGCTGGTGGCCATCGAGCTGGACGAGCAACGCCCATGGCCGCCAGCACTGCCGAAAACGGTGAGCAACGCCGGCATTCTCGACAGCCGAGAGTCGCGCAACAAACTGCTGGAACAACTCAGCCGCTTTCCCCCGGCCCGTCTGGCCATTGCCTGCGACCCACGGCGGTCGCCGGATCGCGGCAGCCTGGCGCTGATTGCCGAGCTGGCCCGCAGTGCCAGCGCCACGCGAGTCTGGCTGCTGCAAGCGCCGCCCGGTGAAGCGCTTGACGCCGCACGGCTCGGTGACTGGCACGCGGCGCTGCAACAGCTGGAGCTGCCATTCGCCGATTGCGCGCCGCTGAACTGGCTGGAGACCGGCCATGACTAA
- a CDS encoding GTPase/DUF3482 domain-containing protein: MTKPLKLAVVGHTNVGKTSLLRTLTRDVGFGEVSHRPSTTRHVEGARLSVDGEPLLDLYDTPGLEDAIALLDYLERLERPGERLDGPARLARFLEGSEARQRFEQEAKVLRQLLASDAGLYVIDAREPVLAKYRDELQVLASCGKPLLPVLNFVSSANHREPDWREALARLGLHALVRFDSVAPPEDGEQRLYESLALLLENARPQLERLIVDQQAQRLVRQQSAARLIAELLIDCAACRRSVVSDAGQEQQAISELRKAVRQREQRCVEALLKLYGFRPQDAAASDLPLLDGRWGDDLFNPETLKQLGVRVGSGIAAGAAAGAGVDLLVGGLTLGAAALAGAIAGGALQTARSYGSRLLGKIKGQRELTVDDSVLRLLALRQRQLVQALNQRGHAAMDSIQVATPQDKTWREGKLPNALNKARAHPQWSSLNPHAKLNQAERQEQVEVLAQQL; the protein is encoded by the coding sequence ATGACTAAACCTCTAAAGCTTGCCGTCGTCGGCCACACCAATGTCGGCAAAACCTCGTTGTTGCGCACCCTGACCCGGGATGTCGGCTTCGGCGAAGTGTCCCACCGGCCCAGCACCACTCGACACGTCGAGGGCGCACGTCTGTCGGTGGACGGCGAACCGCTGCTTGATCTGTACGACACACCGGGGCTGGAAGATGCCATCGCTCTGCTCGACTATCTGGAGCGCCTGGAACGTCCCGGCGAACGCCTCGACGGCCCGGCGCGGTTGGCCCGATTCCTTGAAGGCAGCGAGGCGCGGCAACGGTTCGAACAGGAAGCCAAAGTCCTGCGCCAACTGCTGGCCTCGGATGCCGGCCTGTACGTGATCGACGCCCGGGAACCGGTGTTGGCCAAGTACCGCGACGAGCTGCAAGTGCTGGCCAGTTGTGGCAAACCGTTATTGCCGGTGCTCAATTTCGTCAGCAGCGCCAACCACCGCGAGCCCGATTGGCGCGAAGCCCTGGCGCGGCTTGGGCTGCATGCCCTGGTGCGTTTTGACAGCGTCGCGCCGCCGGAAGATGGCGAACAACGACTCTATGAAAGCCTTGCCCTGTTGCTGGAAAATGCCCGGCCACAACTCGAACGGCTGATCGTCGACCAGCAGGCCCAGCGCCTGGTCCGCCAGCAAAGCGCGGCGCGATTGATTGCCGAATTGCTGATCGATTGCGCGGCCTGCAGGCGCAGCGTGGTCAGCGATGCCGGGCAGGAGCAACAGGCAATCAGCGAGTTGCGCAAAGCCGTTCGCCAACGTGAGCAACGCTGCGTCGAAGCCCTGCTGAAGCTTTACGGCTTTCGCCCGCAGGACGCGGCCGCCAGTGACTTACCGCTGCTGGATGGGCGCTGGGGCGATGACCTGTTCAACCCCGAAACCCTGAAACAGCTCGGTGTGCGAGTCGGTAGCGGCATTGCAGCCGGCGCGGCAGCCGGTGCTGGCGTCGACTTGCTGGTGGGCGGCCTGACCCTCGGTGCCGCCGCATTGGCCGGGGCCATTGCCGGTGGCGCCCTGCAAACGGCGCGCAGTTATGGCAGTCGTTTGCTGGGCAAAATCAAGGGCCAGCGCGAACTGACCGTCGACGACAGCGTGCTGCGCCTGCTGGCCTTGCGTCAGCGCCAATTGGTGCAAGCGCTGAACCAGCGCGGGCATGCAGCGATGGACAGCATCCAGGTCGCCACACCCCAGGACAAGACCTGGCGCGAAGGCAAGCTGCCGAACGCATTGAACAAGGCACGGGCGCATCCGCAGTGGTCGTCGCTTAATCCCCATGCGAAGTTGAATCAGGCGGAACGGCAGGAGCAGGTTGAGGTATTGGCGCAACAGCTTTGA
- a CDS encoding phosphonate degradation HD-domain oxygenase has protein sequence MGRHEQVITEVFGLYEHFGDSDYIGEPVSQIEHMSQAAELAMAEGFDDEVVLAAFFHDIGHICAESAENMGEFGVVSHERLGADYLRRAGFSERLARLVEYHVQAKRYLTLREPGYFECLSEASRRTLAYQGGVMTEAEAQAFEQDPLCEVSLRMRQWDELAKELWVPVIDLEILKRKALGLLSGT, from the coding sequence ATGGGGCGGCACGAGCAGGTGATTACCGAAGTCTTCGGCCTGTACGAGCACTTTGGCGACAGCGACTACATTGGCGAACCGGTGTCGCAGATCGAGCACATGTCCCAGGCTGCCGAATTGGCGATGGCCGAGGGCTTTGATGATGAGGTGGTGTTGGCAGCGTTCTTTCACGACATCGGGCATATCTGTGCCGAAAGCGCCGAGAACATGGGTGAATTTGGCGTGGTCAGTCATGAACGACTGGGCGCCGATTATCTGCGACGTGCCGGGTTCAGCGAACGGCTTGCGCGGCTGGTGGAGTATCACGTTCAGGCCAAGCGGTATCTGACGCTCAGGGAGCCTGGGTACTTCGAGTGTCTGAGTGAAGCCAGTCGGCGGACGCTGGCGTATCAGGGTGGAGTGATGACGGAAGCTGAAGCGCAGGCATTCGAGCAGGACCCATTATGCGAAGTCAGTTTGCGGATGCGGCAGTGGGATGAGCTGGCCAAGGAACTGTGGGTGCCGGTGATTGATCTTGAGATCTTGAAGCGTAAGGCACTTGGTTTGTTATCCGGTACGTAG
- a CDS encoding TIGR03364 family FAD-dependent oxidoreductase, translated as MTQHNDMLIVGAGILGLSHAYAAARRGLKVTVFERSETPLGASVRNFGQALVTGQPPGQMLDLAKASREIWGQWAQASGLQLKRNGSYLFARTEAEEHLLQAFCDGRAVEHGYNVKLLRGAQLRDLYGGQFSHHRAALHGLDDQQVYSREAIPQLIDYLRRELGVEFHFSTLVRDIEPGCLHSTAGSFSAGQIIVCSGHDYQTLLAEQIAGLNPQICRLQMLRARPQINLGLQHALLTGLSCVHYGAFADLPEAAAVQAQILREAPYLHENGIHLLISPTPYGELIIGDSHHYGGDPSPFNAEQVDDWMIELAQQTLGCKVQVLERWQGVYGSRGPGPFSFLRPAPGLSVALMHTGVGMSVGPAMAERNIAALLGEH; from the coding sequence ATGACACAACACAACGACATGCTGATCGTCGGCGCCGGCATCCTGGGTCTGTCCCACGCCTACGCCGCCGCCAGACGTGGTCTCAAGGTCACGGTTTTCGAACGCAGCGAAACGCCCTTGGGCGCTTCGGTGCGCAACTTCGGCCAGGCCTTGGTCACCGGCCAGCCTCCAGGCCAGATGCTCGACCTGGCCAAAGCCAGCCGCGAAATCTGGGGCCAGTGGGCACAAGCGTCCGGCCTGCAACTCAAGCGCAACGGTTCTTACCTGTTCGCCCGCACCGAAGCCGAAGAGCACCTGCTGCAAGCCTTCTGCGATGGCCGGGCGGTAGAGCACGGCTACAACGTCAAGCTGCTGCGCGGCGCGCAATTGCGCGACTTGTACGGCGGCCAGTTCAGCCATCACCGCGCCGCCTTGCACGGCCTGGACGACCAGCAAGTGTATTCCCGGGAAGCGATCCCACAGCTGATCGACTACCTGCGCCGCGAGCTCGGTGTCGAGTTCCACTTCTCGACCCTGGTGCGCGACATCGAGCCAGGCTGTTTGCACAGCACCGCCGGCAGTTTCAGTGCCGGGCAGATCATCGTCTGCTCCGGTCACGATTATCAGACGTTGCTGGCCGAGCAAATTGCCGGGCTGAACCCGCAAATTTGCCGCTTGCAGATGCTTCGCGCGCGCCCGCAAATCAATCTCGGCCTGCAACATGCCTTGCTCACCGGATTGAGCTGCGTGCATTACGGCGCTTTTGCCGATCTGCCGGAAGCGGCTGCGGTACAGGCCCAGATTCTGCGAGAGGCGCCCTATCTGCACGAAAACGGCATTCACCTGCTGATCAGCCCGACGCCTTACGGTGAGCTGATCATCGGCGATTCGCACCATTACGGCGGCGATCCATCGCCATTCAACGCCGAACAGGTCGATGACTGGATGATCGAACTGGCGCAACAGACGTTGGGCTGCAAGGTGCAGGTGCTTGAACGCTGGCAGGGCGTTTACGGCTCACGCGGGCCGGGGCCGTTCTCGTTCCTGCGGCCGGCACCGGGCTTGAGTGTGGCGCTGATGCACACCGGCGTCGGCATGAGCGTTGGGCCGGCCATGGCCGAGCGTAATATCGCTGCGTTGTTGGGAGAGCATTGA
- a CDS encoding putative 2-aminoethylphosphonate ABC transporter substrate-binding protein, with protein sequence MFKPLALAAAVLTAFSLNAFAAKTELTVYTALEAEQLTAYKAAFEKANPDVEIKWVRDSTGIITAKLLAEKARPQADAVWGLAASSLAILDQQGMLQTYAPKDLAKIGGNYRDAANPPAWVGMDVWAATICFNTVEAQKQGLSKPVSWQDLTKPEYKGKIVMPNPASSGTGFLDVSAWLQTFGEKQGWQYMDDLHQNIGQYVHSGSKPCKLAASGEFPIGISFEYPAVQLKRQGAPLDIILPKEGLGWEIEATAVIKGTAHEEAAKKLADFAASPAAMELYKENFAVLAQPGIAKPQTELPADYEQRLIKNDFAWASKNRDEILTEWRKRYDGKSEKVVAK encoded by the coding sequence ATGTTCAAGCCCCTGGCCCTGGCCGCTGCTGTCCTCACCGCTTTCAGCCTGAACGCCTTTGCGGCGAAAACCGAGTTGACGGTGTACACCGCCCTCGAAGCCGAACAGTTGACCGCCTACAAGGCCGCCTTCGAAAAGGCCAACCCGGACGTCGAGATCAAATGGGTGCGTGATTCCACCGGTATCATCACCGCCAAACTGCTGGCTGAAAAAGCGCGCCCGCAGGCTGATGCGGTCTGGGGCCTGGCGGCCTCAAGTCTGGCGATCCTCGACCAGCAGGGCATGCTGCAAACCTATGCGCCGAAGGACCTGGCGAAGATCGGCGGCAACTACCGCGACGCCGCCAACCCGCCGGCCTGGGTCGGCATGGACGTGTGGGCCGCGACCATCTGCTTCAACACGGTCGAAGCGCAAAAGCAGGGCCTGAGCAAGCCCGTAAGCTGGCAGGACCTGACCAAGCCTGAGTACAAAGGCAAGATCGTCATGCCCAACCCGGCCTCGTCCGGCACCGGTTTCCTAGACGTCAGCGCCTGGCTGCAGACTTTCGGCGAGAAGCAGGGCTGGCAGTACATGGACGACCTGCACCAGAACATCGGCCAGTACGTTCACTCCGGCTCCAAGCCGTGCAAACTCGCGGCGTCGGGTGAGTTCCCGATTGGCATTTCCTTCGAGTATCCGGCGGTCCAGTTGAAGCGCCAGGGCGCACCGCTGGACATCATCCTGCCCAAAGAAGGCCTGGGCTGGGAGATCGAAGCCACTGCCGTGATCAAGGGCACGGCGCATGAAGAGGCGGCGAAGAAACTGGCTGACTTCGCGGCCAGCCCGGCGGCGATGGAGCTTTATAAAGAGAACTTCGCGGTGCTTGCACAGCCCGGTATCGCCAAGCCGCAGACCGAACTGCCGGCTGATTATGAACAGCGTCTGATCAAGAACGACTTTGCCTGGGCTTCGAAGAACCGCGACGAGATCCTGACCGAGTGGCGCAAGCGCTATGACGGCAAGTCCGAGAAGGTGGTTGCCAAGTAA
- a CDS encoding putative 2-aminoethylphosphonate ABC transporter permease subunit yields the protein MSANLALPIPHKQVRQASRAEIGDRVFVVGGKVLLLVLLGLAVLMPLLAIFWRGFSAEAGQGGGLVAARELVTSANFHWLLGNSLKVSLSVAAIVVPLAYLFAYALQRTLICGKGLWRGISLLPLMAPSMLPGIALVYLFGNQGLLRGLFSDNIYGYWGIVLGEVIYTFPHALMILLSALSLADARLFDAASSMGAGPARAFRSITWPATRQAVFAAFCLVFTLTITDFGVPVVVGGDYQVLALEAYKAVVGQQQFGRGALIGMVLLLPALFSFGVDAWLRRRHGDSMSGRAQVFKPAPSKLRDGCYLAIVLLICAALLLVFGMAVYSSLVKFWPYNLSLSLNHYQFNDTAGGGWLAYSNSVKMALYTALIGSVLIFTGAYLMEKTKGQRGLNLTLRLLSFVPMAVPGLVLGLGYVFFFNLGGNPLHVLYGTMTLLVVCTIAHYLTTAQMTATTALRQLDAEFEAAALSLKAPLYRHYLRVTVPICLPALLDIVRYLFVSAMTTVSAAIFLYSPDTILAAVAVLNMDDAGNVGGAAAMSTLILFTSAGVSLLLAWASRGLLRRSQAWRQTAPGQ from the coding sequence ATGAGCGCGAACCTCGCGCTGCCGATACCGCACAAGCAGGTTCGGCAGGCCTCCCGCGCCGAGATCGGCGACCGGGTATTTGTGGTCGGTGGCAAAGTTCTGCTGCTGGTGCTGCTCGGTCTCGCCGTGTTGATGCCGTTGCTGGCGATCTTCTGGCGCGGTTTCAGCGCCGAGGCCGGGCAGGGCGGTGGTCTGGTCGCTGCTCGGGAACTGGTCACCAGCGCCAACTTCCACTGGTTGCTGGGCAATAGCCTGAAAGTGTCCCTCAGTGTGGCGGCCATTGTCGTACCGCTGGCCTACCTGTTTGCCTACGCCCTGCAACGCACACTGATTTGCGGTAAAGGCCTGTGGCGCGGCATTTCGCTGCTGCCGTTGATGGCGCCGTCGATGCTGCCGGGGATCGCGCTGGTCTATCTGTTCGGCAATCAGGGCCTGCTGCGCGGGCTGTTCTCGGACAACATCTACGGGTACTGGGGCATTGTGCTGGGTGAGGTCATCTACACCTTCCCCCACGCCTTGATGATTTTGCTGTCGGCGTTGTCGCTGGCGGATGCGCGACTGTTCGATGCCGCGTCCAGCATGGGCGCGGGTCCGGCCAGGGCCTTTCGCAGCATCACCTGGCCGGCGACCCGTCAGGCCGTGTTTGCCGCCTTCTGTCTGGTGTTCACCCTGACCATCACCGACTTCGGCGTGCCGGTGGTGGTCGGTGGCGACTACCAGGTGCTGGCGCTCGAAGCCTACAAAGCCGTGGTCGGTCAGCAGCAGTTTGGCCGCGGCGCGTTGATTGGCATGGTTCTGCTGCTGCCGGCGCTGTTCAGTTTCGGGGTCGATGCCTGGTTGCGTCGGCGCCATGGCGATTCCATGAGCGGTCGGGCGCAAGTCTTCAAACCAGCGCCTTCGAAGCTGCGTGATGGTTGCTACCTGGCCATCGTGCTGCTGATCTGCGCGGCCTTGCTGCTGGTGTTCGGCATGGCGGTGTACTCGTCGCTGGTCAAGTTCTGGCCATACAACCTGTCGCTGTCGCTCAATCATTATCAATTCAACGACACCGCGGGAGGCGGTTGGCTGGCCTACAGCAACAGCGTGAAGATGGCTCTGTACACGGCGCTGATCGGCAGTGTGCTGATCTTCACCGGCGCCTACCTGATGGAAAAAACCAAAGGCCAGCGCGGACTGAACCTGACCCTGCGCCTGCTCAGTTTCGTGCCGATGGCGGTGCCGGGTCTGGTGCTGGGTCTGGGCTACGTCTTCTTCTTCAACCTCGGCGGCAACCCGCTGCATGTGCTCTACGGGACCATGACGCTGCTGGTGGTCTGCACCATTGCGCATTATCTGACCACCGCACAAATGACCGCCACCACCGCGCTGCGCCAGCTCGACGCCGAGTTCGAAGCCGCTGCGTTGTCGCTCAAGGCGCCGCTCTACCGCCATTACCTGCGGGTCACCGTGCCGATCTGCCTGCCGGCGCTGCTGGACATCGTGCGCTACCTGTTCGTCTCGGCGATGACCACTGTTTCGGCGGCGATCTTCCTCTACAGCCCCGACACCATCCTCGCGGCGGTGGCGGTGCTGAACATGGACGACGCCGGCAACGTGGGTGGCGCGGCGGCCATGTCGACCCTGATTCTGTTCACCTCGGCGGGCGTGTCCCTGCTGCTGGCCTGGGCCTCGCGCGGTTTGCTGCGCCGCTCCCAGGCCTGGCGGCAGACCGCGCCCGGTCAATGA
- a CDS encoding putative 2-aminoethylphosphonate ABC transporter ATP-binding protein — MNHSIATALTNPGAPMKVRGVQKRFGAFTALDNVSLDVAAGELVCLLGPSGCGKTTLLRCIAGLEKQDSGELFLGDRDVSRLAPQARDYGILFQSYALFPNLTVEANIAYGLAGSGRDEVRKRVGQMLELVGLTGSEKKYPGQLSGGQQQRVALARALAPAPSLLLLDEPMSALDARVREHLCTELRQLQRNLGVTTLMVTHNQDEAMLMADRIAVMNNGRVEQYATPQDIYNRPATPFVAEFVGQGNWLPFRRSSDSHAQVGGLNMRLADGCAKTASGRLFCRPEAINVNPPVHEENLFAAKVREITFLGNRCRMSFELDQLPGHALLAELAPEAMPRLGAQQIMVALPPRSLQVFA; from the coding sequence ATGAACCATTCGATCGCCACTGCCCTGACCAACCCCGGCGCGCCCATGAAAGTGCGCGGTGTGCAGAAACGCTTCGGCGCCTTCACCGCGCTGGATAACGTCTCCCTCGACGTGGCGGCCGGTGAGCTGGTGTGTCTGCTCGGTCCGTCCGGTTGCGGCAAGACCACCTTGTTGCGCTGCATCGCCGGCCTTGAGAAACAGGACAGTGGCGAGTTGTTCCTCGGTGATCGCGACGTGTCCCGCCTGGCGCCGCAGGCGCGGGACTACGGCATTCTGTTTCAGTCCTACGCGCTGTTCCCCAATCTCACCGTCGAAGCGAACATTGCCTACGGCCTCGCCGGCAGCGGTCGCGATGAAGTGCGCAAGCGGGTCGGGCAGATGCTGGAACTGGTCGGCCTGACCGGCAGCGAGAAAAAGTACCCCGGCCAATTGTCCGGCGGCCAACAGCAGCGGGTCGCCCTGGCGCGCGCCCTGGCACCGGCGCCGTCCTTATTGCTGTTGGACGAGCCGATGTCGGCCCTCGATGCCCGTGTCCGCGAGCACCTGTGCACCGAGCTGCGCCAACTGCAACGCAACCTCGGCGTCACCACCCTGATGGTCACCCACAATCAGGACGAAGCCATGCTGATGGCCGACCGCATCGCCGTGATGAACAACGGCCGCGTCGAGCAATACGCCACGCCGCAGGACATCTATAACCGCCCGGCGACGCCCTTCGTGGCGGAGTTCGTCGGACAGGGTAACTGGCTGCCATTTCGCCGCAGCAGCGACAGCCATGCCCAGGTCGGCGGGCTGAACATGCGTTTGGCCGACGGCTGTGCGAAAACGGCGTCGGGCCGTTTGTTCTGCCGCCCGGAGGCGATCAACGTCAACCCGCCGGTTCACGAAGAAAACCTGTTTGCGGCGAAAGTCCGCGAGATCACCTTCCTCGGCAATCGCTGCCGCATGAGTTTTGAACTCGACCAGCTACCGGGCCACGCGCTGCTGGCGGAACTGGCGCCGGAAGCGATGCCACGCCTCGGCGCCCAGCAGATCATGGTCGCCTTGCCGCCGCGCAGCTTGCAGGTGTTTGCCTGA
- a CDS encoding LysR family transcriptional regulator: MLSAELKAFYMVARLGSITLAAKKLGLSQPTVTTQIRHLESQYSVELFYRGGRRLSVSDEGARLLPMVKALLQQEADIEFFLRNSGQVQGVLRIAATAPYYILDLVKTFRERLPQVEVSVEIGNSQQVLEALEDYRVDVAASSQLLDDARLIRRVLGSDPLVLAVHRNHPLAVHEHVPLSALAGHTLLMRESGSTTRRLTEELLASAGVSFGPLLEIGSRESIREAVLRNIGISIIARQEVPHDPQLRVLTIENAPQIPEYLYCLKERKGARLPAAFLGLAQEMAPA, from the coding sequence GTGCTGAGTGCCGAGCTGAAAGCGTTTTACATGGTGGCCCGGCTGGGCAGCATTACCCTGGCGGCGAAAAAACTCGGCTTGAGCCAACCGACGGTGACGACCCAGATTCGCCACCTGGAAAGCCAGTACTCGGTGGAACTGTTCTACCGTGGCGGCCGCCGCCTCAGCGTCAGTGATGAAGGCGCGCGGTTGCTGCCGATGGTCAAGGCGCTGTTGCAGCAGGAAGCCGACATCGAGTTTTTCCTGCGCAACAGCGGTCAGGTCCAGGGCGTGCTGCGCATCGCCGCCACGGCGCCTTATTACATCCTCGATCTGGTGAAGACCTTTCGCGAGCGCCTGCCGCAAGTGGAGGTGTCGGTGGAGATCGGCAACTCCCAGCAGGTGCTGGAAGCGCTGGAGGATTATCGGGTCGATGTCGCCGCGTCCTCGCAGTTGCTGGACGATGCGCGATTGATTCGGCGGGTATTGGGCAGCGATCCACTGGTGCTGGCGGTGCATCGCAATCATCCACTGGCGGTGCATGAGCATGTGCCGCTCAGTGCGCTGGCCGGGCATACCTTGTTGATGCGCGAGTCCGGTTCGACCACTCGCCGGTTGACCGAAGAGCTGCTGGCCAGCGCCGGAGTGAGTTTCGGGCCGCTGCTGGAGATTGGCAGCCGTGAGTCGATCCGCGAGGCGGTGCTGCGCAATATCGGCATCAGCATCATCGCCCGCCAGGAAGTGCCGCACGATCCGCAGTTGCGAGTGCTGACCATCGAGAATGCGCCGCAAATTCCCGAGTACCTGTATTGCCTCAAGGAACGCAAAGGCGCGCGATTGCCGGCGGCGTTTCTGGGGTTGGCGCAGGAAATGGCGCCGGCGTAA